One region of Plasmodium gaboni strain SY75 chromosome 6, whole genome shotgun sequence genomic DNA includes:
- a CDS encoding hypothetical protein (conserved Plasmodium protein, unknown function) → MKVNKKHHLDKECIFNNCTPLSTPRSISYIMNSNECYDYKINKIEYISSLKRYPKEYNIFKNSDIICHILSFLTFTDRWKYKLLNKSFYQAFHTKYAWISVDFRFLNVDLFNFFKKYNKLFLNTFSLSMSITGDQSVEMIINFIFKHFNKLKDLRLYFRKKNTNFIYEGVHPIVSNLLNCKYLKNNNRQDMHKRKKKNSLSQKKETTTNNNNKNNNDNNNDNNNDNNNNNNIINCNEYCSEEDNLQTPNIFHDALIEGENNSNILRHTKKNKINIHIHTSTTKKEKNIEHAHNNYNSVLDNTNHYNDIHNNMWGDNINNNEESNTPTDSSTDKEYTPFSYEHIDCSFELNDLLLQNNYYQKYLEKKNKEKKKNEIIEKYLHIIQSKKIWSSKTLNISNNFECLERLIIDVELKGEELLCFVGKFNNLKDIIISKLVYSNKLNRSQSIIIFTSFIEKMKQNNIRLIQLGLYFRNEQKPIDYLNNEKFRKILNERKEYVYDINKEEGDELIYILQKNHLNSLYCLWSNDLFISFEMYEQIKKFNNLKIWILPGWRALSLAKQ, encoded by the exons ATGAAAGTGAATAAAAAACATCATTTAGACAAAGAgtgtatatttaataattgCACTCCTCTTTCTACACCTAGAAgtatatcatatattatgaatTCAAATGAATGTTAtgattataaaataaataaaattgaatatataagttctttaaaaagatatccgaaagaatataatatatttaaaaatagtgatattatttgtcatatattatcattctTAACATTTACAGATAGatggaaatataaattattaaataaatctTTTTATCAAGCATTCCATACAAAGTATGCATGGATAAGTGTTGATTTCCGTTTTCTTAATGttgatttatttaatttttttaaaaaatataataaactttttttaaatactttttctttatctaTGTCAATTACTGGAGATCAAAGTGTAGAAATGAtcataaattttatttttaaacattttaataaattaaaagattTAAGATTATATttcagaaaaaaaaatacaaacTTTATATATGAAGGGGTACATCCTATAGTATCCAATTTGTTAAACTGTAAATATTTgaagaataataataggCAAGACATGcataaaagaaaaaaaaaaaattcgctctctcaaaaaaaagaaactACAACAAATAACAACAACAAAAATAACAATGATAATAACAATGATAATAACAAtgataataacaataataataatattattaattgtAATGAATATTGTAGTGAGGAAGATAATTTACAAACGCCCAATATTTTTCATGACGCACTTATAGAAGGAGAAAATAActcaaatatattaagacatacaaaaaaaaataaaataaatatacatattcATACGTCTACcacaaaaaaagaaaaaaatatagaacatgcacataataattataattcaGTATTAGATAATACTAATcattataatgatattcataataatatgtggggtgataatattaataataatgaagaatCAAATACACCAACAGATAGTTCTACAGATAAAGAATACACTCCATTTTCTTATGAACATATTGATTGTAGTTTTGAATTGAATGATCTTcttttacaaaataattattatcaaaaatatttagaaaaaaaaaacaaagagaaaaaaaaaaatgaaattatagaaaagtatcttcatattatacaaagtaaaaaaatatggtCATCAAAAACTTTGAATATATCTAACAATTTTGAATGTTTAGAAAGACTTATTATTGATGTAGAATTAAAAGGAGAAGAACTTTTATGTTTTGTAGgaaaatttaataatttaaaagatattattatcagTAAACTTGTTTATTctaataaattaaatagATCACAAAgtattatcatatttacttcttttatagaaaaaatgaaacaaaataatatcagACTTATACAACTAGGTTTATATTTCAGAAATGAACAAAAACCAATCGATTATctaaataatgaaaaattcagaaaaatattaaacgaaagaaaagaatatgtatatgatattaataaagaaGAGGGAGATGAACTTATTTACATCCTACAAAAAAATCATTTAAATTCTTTGTACTGTCTATGGAGTAATGATTTGTTCATATCTTTTGAGATGTATGAACAAATCAAAAAGTTCAA taatttaaaaatatggataCTCCCCGGATGGCGTGCCTTATCACTAGCAAAACAGTAA
- a CDS encoding endonuclease III-like protein: MKLFPYLNKICVLNLYFLKMEKPSMYFRNNKIKKIQIQYEEREKNDHMKNFTLDEKKENNDVIIYKINIKNEQSSYPSNDDVKLHCNDKPDEVNLYNNINLNKKENKKEHMNHSLLNKRKVKTEYVIKQKQIKREKDETVLEEDIKHMEELKKKTNKYKNVKNEKSKDDKTNINLKNIDEKLVEFKRAHFLLTYNKLKEMRKDIIAPVDKYGCDKLSEKTNDIKVFRFQTLISCMLSSRTKDEVTAMVMDKLKKHGLTVHNILNTTEEQLKKLIYGIGFYNVKAKQILQICHILKNKYNSDIPHNYEELKNLPGIGEKIAQLILQTALNKHEGIAVDIHVHRIANRLNWVNSKNELDTQMKLKSYVQKELWSEINHALVGFGQVICKGKKPLCEKCTLTNHCQYYQDTSTKQEKKSKKI, translated from the coding sequence ATGAAATTATTTCCTTATCTTAACAAAATATGCGTATTAAacttatattttctaaaGATGGAGAAACCATCAATGTATTTTAggaataataaaataaaaaaaatacaaatacaatatgaagaaagagaaaaaaatgatcatatgaaaaattttactttagatgaaaaaaaagaaaataatgatgtaataatatataaaattaatattaaaaatgaacaaaGTTCTTATCCTTCAAACGATGACGTAAAATTACATTGTAATGATAAACCAGATGAAgtaaatttatataacaacattaatttaaacaaaaaggaaaataaaaaagaacatATGAATCattcattattaaataaaagaaaagtTAAAACAgaatatgtaataaaacaaaaacaaattaaaagaGAAAAAGATGAAACAGTTTTAGAAGAGGATATTAAACATATGGAGgaattaaagaaaaagacaaacaaatataagaatgttaaaaatgaaaaaagtaaagatgataaaacaaatataaatttaaaaaatatagatgaAAAACTTGTCGAATTTAAAAGGGCACATTTTTTGttaacatataataaattaaaagaaatgaGAAAAGATATCATTGCTCCTGTAGATAAATATGGATGTGATAAATTAAGtgaaaaaacaaatgaCATAAAAGTATTCAGGTTTCAAACATTAATTTCATGTATGCTCTCATCAAGAACAAAAGATGAAGTGACTGCAATGGTAATggataaattaaaaaaacatgGATTAACtgttcataatattttaaatacaACAGAAGaacaattaaaaaaattaatttatgGTATTGGATTTTATAATGTAAAAGCGAAACAAATTTTGCAAATTTgtcatattttaaaaaataaatataattcaGATATTCCACATAATTatgaagaattaaaaaatttgCCAGGTATAGGAGAAAAAATCGCACAACTCATTTTACAAACAGCATTAAATAAACATGAAGGAATAGCAGTGGATATACATGTACACAGAATAGCTAACCGACTAAATTGGGTAAATTCTAAAAATGAGCTAGATACAcaaatgaaattaaaaagttATGTACAGAAGGAATTGTGGTCAGAAATAAATCACGCTCTCGTGGGATTTGGTCAGGTTATTTGTAAGGGAAAAAAACCTTTATGTGAAAAATGTACACTTACAAATCATTGTCAGTATTATCAAGATACCTCAACCAAACAGGAAAAgaaatcaaaaaaaatttaa
- a CDS encoding putative membrane protein (conserved Plasmodium membrane protein, unknown function): protein MNKTTNLFKDETEKAVVHFIVYLIGIVLILCVYYNYIILKYYFYSLFWAFIISIPLHHVKVKLKEFFIKKIIKKKKNSKSVNAKTYENNSNERLIKNKGLDIIEDDHLMRCLNYKDGHSNIIKNKKKDSYKKTKTNNCKKENKNEDKYEIFQKYIDNTQHEDDLILKNKASYICKKAFYKLVKNVRKELDIYLYIFFLIIKPIYKKEEKKDNLNNSFDSYENGNDSEIYFLILHRFIFFYILRGIFYKYKEFLLSISSCIFFLYVFYKIIKIIWFQYFYKIYRKYYEKYSFHFTFDLSFIYKRYLNDILTILIIILAIIIFSSISVFFIFNIYGESVYIINSLNNYLSVNFKNASIIKNFKRYYKKRGKDDIENLYELVDLSKVPFLSNTTISSIYSHLKRAIDIYENIYLYNFTKNKNVSLKACCLSLLVKRFVIIKNNNLYNVKKFVLALKEQKKHILEKNHNFKNEKCMDKEENQKSVFFSLKKIIQYLSKNKFFSSNKSKDIVEDTSNNNNNNNNNKNNNDTNNHYNQNENNSVSQNIFKTIFDNLVGQYGNVEKKQKGNSPERASHESEEEKKKKKKKNNKINNNNNNNNIKSKDDLASSQKDNDINKNKESDNEKTDLQGLKNMSKEKTSNNFMLNIYDPSKERNFKIKEFMSYVNNLFLSLKKIEDLGKLTKFLIFNNSYGLLKIMIFFVLIFFNFFMFTFDAIVQAVIFFTALYYLISSKKSVLNYLKDVLLVVDPSSIFFYNITNNLKAIIICTLKRIYFYTLYIWLIFSFFQFPIIYVPTLLCIILSLIPVISPEILILVIILHLWIIKKQKIISLILFIVNFFIYCYFSTSIYNEIPHTHAWLVSLSLVLSISTFGSKGLILGPLIGSIPLILHQVAIHKNKSIQSKKGKRKKDKAKKKLSKNDQLMKKYTHKQLQKKFNQFHNVIKYSEQKYKKFKKKRNEKALLWKNKLDNLYKLIEINRSHMHMYQMEEKKNNCINKPDQILKRKISPFEQIIYDDFMHKEDHKLALYIYKRNKEINKGKKTNHNLISKKIHKTTKTPKHKFQYNKRTKSLIYLYDKFQQNLDFLFSCITSNN, encoded by the exons atgaataaaaCAACAAATTTGTTCAAAGATGAAACAGAAAAGGCGGTTGTTCATTTTATTGTATACCTTATAG GTATTGTTCTTATACTTTGTGTTTATTACAactatataattttaaagtattatttttattctttgTTTTGGGCTTTTATTATCTCCATTCCTTTACATCATGTGAAAgttaaattaaaagaattttttataaagaaaattataaaaaagaaaaaaaattcaaaaagCGTGAATGCAAAAACATATGAGAACAATTCAAATGAAAgattaataaaaaataaaggaCTTGATATTATTGAAGATGATCATTTAATGAGATGTTTAAATTACAAAGATGGACatagtaatattataaaaaataaaaaaaaagattcatataagaaaacaaaaacaaataactgtaagaaagaaaataagaatgaagataaatatgaaatatttcagaaatatatagataacACACAACATGAAGAtgatttaattttaaagaataaaGCTAGctatatatgtaaaaaagcattttataaacttgtaaaaaatgtaagaaaagaattagatatttatttatatatattttttttaataataaaaccaatttataaaaaagaagaaaaaaaagataatttGAATAACAGTTTTGATAGTTATGAAAATGGTAATGATAgtgaaatatatttcttaattttacatagatttatatttttttatattctaaGAGGtatcttttataaatataaagaattcttattatctatatcatcatgtattttctttttatatgtcttttataaaattatcaaaatCATTTGGTTCCAatacttttataaaatatacagaaaatattatgaaaaatattctttCCATTTTACATTTGATctttcttttatttataaaagatatttGAATGATATATTGACCATATTGATTATCATACTTGctattattatcttttcttctatttctgttttttttatttttaatatatatggaGAATCggtttatataataaattcCTTGAACAATTACCTCTCGGTCAATTTCAAAAAT GCGTCCATTATTAAAAACTTCAAAAGGTATTACAAGAAAAGAGGGAAGGACGATATAGAAAATTTATACGAACTTGTTGATTTAAGCAAGGTACCCTTTTTGAGCAACACTACGATATCTTCTATATATAGCCATTTAAAAAGAGCAATAGatatttatgaaaatatatacttatataacttcacaaaaaataaaaacgTTTCTTTAAAAGCTTGTTGCTTATCTTTACTTGTTAAAAGATTTGTTATCATTAAAAACAATAATTTATACAATGTTAAAAAATTCGTTCTTGCTttaaaagaacaaaaaaaacatatacttgaaaaaaatcacaattttaaaaatgaaaaatgtatggataaagaagaaaatcAAAAAAGTGTTTTTTTCAgcttaaaaaaaataattcaatatctatcaaaaaataaattcttCTCTAGTAATAAATCAAAAGATATAGTGGAAGATACTAgcaataataataataataataataataataaaaataataatgatacaaataatcattataatcaaaatgaaaataatagtgtaagtcaaaatatttttaaaaccATTTTTGATAATTTAGTAGGACAATATGGTAATGtggaaaaaaaacaaaaaggAAATTCACCTGAACGAGCTAGCCATGAAAgtgaagaagaaaaaaaaaaaaaaaaaaaaaaaaataataaaattaacaacaacaataataataataatattaaatcaAAGGATGATTTGGCTAGCTCACAAAAGGACAAcgatataaataaaaataaagagaGTGATAATGAAAAGACTGATTTACAAGgattaaaaaatatgagtaaagaaaaaacaaGTAACAATTTTATgcttaatatatatgatcCATCAAAAGAACGgaattttaaaataaaagaatttatgagttatgtaaataatttatttttatcattaaaaaaaatcGAAGATTTGGGTAAATtaacaaaatttttaatatttaataatagttatggtttattaaaaataatgatattttttgtattaatattttttaatttctttatGTTTACATTTGATGCAATTGTTCAGGCAgtgatattttttacagcattatattatttaatatcATCTAAAAAATCAgtattaaattatttaaaagatgTATTATTAGTAGTAGATCCATCaagtatatttttttacaatattacaaataatttaaaggcaattatcatatgtacattgaaaagaatatatttttatacattatatatatggttaatattttctttttttcaGTTCCCAATCATATACGTACCAAcattattatgtattattttatcaCTCATACCAGTTATTTCTCCAGAAATTTTAATTcttgttattatattacatCTGTGGATTATcaaaaaacaaaaaattatatcactcatactttttatagtcaacttttttatttattgttatttCAGCACAAGTatttataatgaaataCCACACACACATGCATGGTTGGTTTCATTATCTTTAGTCTTGTCTATTAGTACCTTTGGGTCCAAAGGATTAATATTAGGTCCTTTGATTGGATCAATTCCTTTAATATTACATCAAGTTGctattcataaaaataaatctaTACAATCcaaaaaaggaaaaaggaaaaaagataaagcaaaaaaaaaactaaGTAAAAATGATCaattaatgaaaaaatatactcATAAACAactacaaaaaaaattcaacCAATTTCATAATGTCATCAAATATTCtgaacaaaaatataaaaaatttaaaaagaaaagaaatgaaaagGCACTTTTATGGAAAAATAAACTTGATAacttatataaattaatagAAATCAATAGAAGTCATATGCATATGTATCAAAtggaagaaaaaaaaaacaattgTATTAATAAACCTGATCAAATTctaaaaagaaaaatttcTCCCTTCGAACAAATTATTTATGATGATTTTATGCATAAAGAAGATCATAAATTAGCTCtatacatttataaaagaaacAAAGAAATCaataaaggaaaaaaaacaaatcataatttaatctccaaaaaaatacataaaacAACAAAAACACCCAAACATAAATttcaatataataaaagaacaaaaagtttaatatatctatatgATAAATTTCAACAAAATCTAGATTTCCTTTTCTCTTGTATAACAAGCAATAATTAA
- a CDS encoding hypothetical protein (conserved Plasmodium protein, unknown function): protein MSDKSLFTVPRYLPDVDLNKDEYINKKKKKVIEDEINKKNKEISISKPKEVTKYNDSDEESDEIIYHEKLDTDEQIWYANLIKNKKSDSKIVSSDNELGEENEEEENIIICTDSILKNIYPFFKTEEDVTYGRQKKELKKIIKNAS, encoded by the coding sequence atGAGTGACAAATCGCTTTTTACCGTTCCACGTTATTTGCCTGATGTAGATTTAAATAAGgatgaatatattaataagaaaaaaaaaaaagtgatagaagatgaaataaataaaaagaataaagAAATTTCTATAAGTAAACCAAAGGAAgtaacaaaatataatgacAGTGATGAAGAAAGTGATGAGATTATATATCATGAGAAATTAGACACAGACGAACAAATTTGGTATGCgaatttaataaaaaataaaaaaagtgaTAGCAAAATTGTAAGTTCAGATAATGAACTAGGAGAAGAGAAcgaagaagaagaaaatattattatatgtaccgattcaatattaaaaaatatttatccattttttaaaactGAAGAAGATGTAACTTATGGTCGgcaaaaaaaagaattgaaaaaaattattaaaaatgcctcttaa
- a CDS encoding enoyl-acyl carrier reductase → MNKISQQLFFLFLHFYSIACFIQNNTRKTFHNILQNEQIGDKERALYRKEKRQNIFIGNKMKHINNMNNTHNNNHHIDRKEQEIENINKIKEENKNEDICFIAGIGDTNGYGWGIAKELSKRNVKIIFGIWPPVYNIFMKNYKNGKFDNDMIIDKDKKMNILDMLPFDASFDTANDIDDETKNNKRYNMLQNYTIEDVANLIHQKYGKINMLVHSLANAKEVQKDLLNTSRKGYLDALSKSSYSLISLCKYFVNIMKPQSSIISLTYHASQKVVPGYGGGMSSAKAALESDTRVLAYHLGRNYNIRINTISAGPLKSRAATAINKLNNPLEINTNQNKKMTNHDVHNIMNNSGEKEEKKNSASQNYTFIDYAIEYSEKYAPLRQKLLSTDIGSVASFLLSRESRAITGQTIYVDNGLNIMFFPDDIYRKENE, encoded by the coding sequence atgaataaaatatcaCAACAGTTATTTTTCCTCTTTCTACATTTTTATTCCATTGCTTGCTTTATTCAGAATAACACTCGAAAGACATTCCATAATATTCTTCAGAATGAACAGATAGGAGATAAAGAAAGAGCATTATatagaaaagaaaaacgtcaaaatatatttataggaaacaaaatgaaacatataaataatatgaataatacACACAATAATAATCATCATATAGATAGAAAAGAACAAGAAATAGAAAAcataaacaaaataaaagaagaaaataaaaacgaagatatatgttttattgCTGGCATAGGAGATACAAATGGATATGGATGGGGTATTGCTAAAGAATTATCCAAAAGAAAcgtaaaaataattttcgGCATTTGGCCTCCtgtttataatatttttatgaaaaattataaaaacGGTAAATTTGATAATGATATGATTATTGATAAAGATaagaaaatgaatatattagaCATGCTACCTTTTGACGCTTCTTTTGATACTGCAAATGATATAGATGATGAAAcgaaaaataataaaagatataatatgttaCAGAATTATACTATAGAAGATGTAGCCAATTTAATACATcaaaaatatggaaaaatTAATATGCTTGTTCATTCTTTAGCTAATGCTAAAGAAGTTCAAAAAgatttattaaatacaAGTAGAAAAGGTTATTTAGATGCTCTTAGTAAAAGTTCCTACTctttaatatcattatgtaaatattttgtcAATATTATGAAACCACAATCAAGTATTATTTCATTAACATACCATGCTAGCCAAAAAGTTGTGCCAGGTTATGGAGGAGGGATGTCTAGCGCTAAAGCTGCACTCGAATCAGATACCAGAGTTTTAGCTTATCATCTAGgaagaaattataatatcaGAATTAATACTATCAGTGCAGGACCACTTAAATCAAGAGCAGCTACTGctattaataaattaaataatcCATTGGAAATTAATAcaaatcaaaataaaaaaatgacTAACCATGAtgttcataatattatgaacaATTCAGGtgaaaaagaagaaaaaaaaaattcagCTAGCCaaaattatacatttataGATTATGCAATAGAATATTCAGAAAAGTATGCTCCATTGCGTCAAAAGTTATTATCAACAGATATTGGATCTGTAgcatcatttttattatcaagAGAGAGTCGTGCGATAACTGGGCAGACTATATATGTGGATAATGgattaaatataatgttttttccagatgatatatatcgcaaagaaaatgaataa
- a CDS encoding hypothetical protein (conserved Plasmodium protein, unknown function): MDKKIKRKDDSTSVKPSNVELSHIFLKKNHMDNYINYTLKEGYKENKDENKNDMIDLKMKQLIEHLYELKMKLEKDKKKDKKEKYISRDNFLNEKKKSMSIKNKRSETDEKNNHNKKIIPKSNQNMKYIPELIKAIDIYKNKHSEEQKNRMDSEEKYEQMIRNMKKKHINEINEIKNNILEDVNLLIQRYRTISLQLLNITNNKEIEKKKITEICVNACKQFEDDVKAKTKISMQEYKSHIIYSVNKIKEEKENLEKKIRCMQKQHEEEKKKFTDQKETILLKHKMKEEQTLNKKLQSERFLEKKNIINDLYSKVDIQIKNYEENIIRVFHAILTKHDIKMDVKELSSYIKNAMQKYYEYE; this comes from the exons atggataagaagataaaaagaaaagatGATAGCACAAGTGTTAAACCATCGAATGTAGAACTAAgtcatatttttttaaaaaaaaatcatatggataattatataaattatacTTTAAAAGAAGGATACAAGGAAAATAAggatgaaaataaaaatgatatgaTAGATTTAAAg ATGAAACAACTTATTGaacatttatatgaattgaaaatgaaacttgaaaaagacaaaaaaaaagataaaaaagaaaaatacatttcaagggataattttttgaatgagaaaaaaaaatctatgtccataaaaaacaaaaggAGTGAAACAGATGagaaaaataatcataacAAGAAAATTATTCCAAAGAGTAACCAGAA tatgaaatatataccagag TTGATTAAGGCAATAGacatatacaaaaataaacattctgaagaacaaaaaaatagaatGGATTcagaagaaaaatatgaacaaatGATAAGGaacatgaaaaaaaaacatataaatgaaataaatgaaataaaaaataatatccTTGAAGATGTTAATTTGTTAATACA aCGATATAGAACTATCTCATTAcaattattaaatataacaaataataaagaaatagaaaaaaaaaaaatcacTGAAATATGTGTAAATGCTTGTAAACAGTTTGAAGATGACGTAAAGGCAAAAAcaaaa ATATCTATGCAAGAATATAAAAGTCATATCATTTACTCAGTcaataaaataaaggaGGAGAAAGAAAActtagaaaaaaaaat CAGATGTATGCAAAAACAACATGAagaggaaaaaaaaaaatttacagATCAAAAAGAAACAATCCTTTTGAAACATAAAATGAAGGAAGAACAaacattaaataaaaaacttCAAAGTGAACGATTTcttgaaaaaaaaaatataattaatgatttatattcaaag gttgatatacaaataaaaaattatgaagaaaatatcATAAGAGTTTTTCACGCTATTCTTACTAAGCATGATATTAAAATGGATGTTAAAGAATTATCGtcttatataaaaaatgcaatgcaaaaatattacgaatatgaataa